Proteins encoded within one genomic window of Microbacterium sp. zg-B185:
- a CDS encoding lactonase family protein: protein MADSSLVLVANAGDGSISTFRLEDGSLRRLAVTAGLAGCSTFAVDSARDLVYAAVQDSGQDGRAGILTLRLDRRTGALEAGPRRDLPGGKLNYLALSRHGAGLLGASYDGGYGISCPITDGVVGDPVSRVAFPNLHSVLPSTDGRFAYFVSLGADLVAQYALGDDLRLAPLEPATVAAPAGSGPRHLVLNDAEDALYVLTEFSGQVLHFARDPDSGTLGLRDATDAFDPSTGLRHSRFGADPTAEHLIWGADLHPGADGRYLWCSERTESTLGAVAVADDGSVSAPDRFVTTEPQPRGFAVSPDGAHLVAAGERSTTISLYAVTGDRLELLQRAETGRGANWVRFV, encoded by the coding sequence ATGGCGGACTCCTCACTCGTGCTCGTCGCAAACGCCGGCGACGGCAGCATCAGCACCTTCCGGCTGGAGGACGGCTCGCTCCGGCGCCTGGCGGTGACCGCGGGGCTTGCGGGCTGCTCGACCTTCGCGGTCGATTCGGCGCGGGACCTGGTCTACGCGGCGGTACAGGACAGCGGGCAGGACGGACGGGCAGGCATCCTGACCCTCCGCCTGGATCGACGGACCGGCGCGCTCGAGGCGGGCCCGCGCCGGGATCTGCCGGGGGGCAAGCTGAATTACCTCGCCTTGTCCCGGCACGGCGCCGGACTGCTCGGCGCCTCCTACGACGGTGGGTACGGGATCAGCTGCCCGATCACCGACGGTGTCGTCGGTGACCCCGTCTCGCGGGTCGCCTTCCCCAACCTGCACTCGGTGCTGCCGAGCACAGACGGCAGGTTCGCCTACTTCGTCTCCCTCGGCGCCGACCTCGTGGCGCAGTACGCACTAGGAGACGATCTGCGCCTGGCGCCGCTCGAACCGGCGACGGTCGCCGCGCCGGCCGGAAGCGGTCCGCGTCATCTCGTGCTGAACGACGCAGAGGACGCGCTCTACGTGCTCACCGAGTTCTCCGGCCAGGTGCTGCACTTCGCCCGCGACCCCGACTCCGGAACGCTCGGGCTGCGGGACGCGACCGACGCGTTCGACCCGTCGACGGGTCTGCGCCACAGTCGATTCGGCGCAGACCCGACGGCGGAGCACCTCATCTGGGGCGCCGACCTGCATCCCGGCGCGGACGGCCGCTACCTGTGGTGCTCGGAACGGACCGAGAGCACGCTCGGCGCCGTCGCGGTCGCCGACGACGGCTCGGTGTCTGCGCCCGACCGGTTCGTGACCACCGAGCCGCAGCCGCGCGGCTTCGCGGTCAGTCCCGACGGTGCTCACCTGGTCGCGGCGGGGGAGCGGTCCACGACCATCTCGCTGTACGCGGTGACGGGCGATCGGCTGGAGCTGCTGCAGCGGGCGGAGACGGGTCGCGGCGCGAACTGGGTCCGCTTCGTCTGA
- a CDS encoding alpha/beta hydrolase: MSTITVGEENSAPIDLYYEDQGSGRPVVLLAGWPFDARSWEPQLHPLLDAGYRVIAYDRRGFGRSSAPIQGYDFDTLSADLDVVLRTLDLRDATIVGFSLGTGEVARYIGRFGTELLASAVLIESLTPTFMLSDENPKGVDAAGVSGVQQAILADRFAWLTGMMTNFLNLDEYQGTLVSEDTVRALWSTGADASPYATWACPHTWLEDFHADLERFDVPALIIHGTADRILSIDGQGRRAHEALPAARYIEIEGGPHINPVTHTAEVNRELLRFLADPS, encoded by the coding sequence GTGAGCACCATCACCGTCGGCGAAGAGAACTCCGCGCCGATCGACCTGTACTACGAAGATCAGGGCAGCGGCCGACCGGTCGTGCTCCTTGCGGGGTGGCCCTTCGACGCCCGCTCGTGGGAGCCGCAGCTGCACCCGCTGCTGGACGCGGGATACCGAGTGATCGCCTATGACCGCCGTGGCTTCGGTCGATCCAGCGCGCCCATCCAGGGGTACGACTTCGACACCCTCAGCGCTGATCTGGATGTCGTGCTGCGCACCCTGGATCTTCGCGACGCCACGATCGTGGGCTTTTCGCTGGGGACCGGCGAAGTGGCGCGTTACATCGGCCGGTTCGGCACCGAACTGCTGGCCAGCGCGGTTCTCATCGAGAGCCTGACACCGACCTTCATGCTCAGCGACGAGAATCCGAAAGGAGTCGATGCGGCGGGGGTGTCCGGCGTGCAGCAGGCGATCCTGGCGGATCGGTTCGCGTGGCTGACCGGGATGATGACCAACTTCCTGAACCTGGACGAGTACCAGGGCACGCTGGTCAGCGAGGACACTGTCCGTGCGCTGTGGTCCACCGGCGCTGATGCGTCTCCGTATGCGACCTGGGCGTGCCCGCACACCTGGCTGGAGGATTTCCATGCCGACCTGGAACGGTTCGACGTGCCCGCCCTGATCATCCACGGCACCGCCGACCGCATCCTGTCGATCGACGGGCAAGGTCGCCGCGCGCACGAAGCCCTGCCGGCGGCACGGTACATCGAGATCGAGGGCGGACCGCACATCAACCCCGTCACCCACACCGCCGAGGTCAACCGCGAACTCCTGCGCTTCCTCGCCGACCCGTCCTGA
- a CDS encoding alpha/beta hydrolase: MFDTFTARPVDVARGPIFTLTGGEGPPILLLHGYPQTHLMWHAVVEHLTGDHTVVVVDLPGYGGSFRPETAADHGTYSKRAIGDDLVELMHILGFPAFAVAGHDRGGRIAYRMALDHPDVIFAAGAFDVVPTGEVWSRADARMALTYWHWAFLAQPAPLPEDLINANPSAFFDHHVRTLGLGRTARRYPEELMAQYRALLDDPSVVHGICEDYRAGAGIDREHDDHDKADGRQIRCPLLVLWSAPGALPKFYGDVLDIWRPWAKDLRGRGLDAGHFLVEDQPEQVAQELLHLLSRRRVP; the protein is encoded by the coding sequence ATGTTCGACACGTTCACCGCCCGACCGGTCGACGTCGCACGCGGACCCATTTTCACGCTGACCGGAGGCGAAGGCCCTCCCATCCTGCTGCTGCACGGATACCCGCAGACGCACCTGATGTGGCACGCAGTGGTCGAGCACCTCACCGGCGACCACACGGTGGTCGTGGTGGACCTGCCCGGTTACGGTGGGTCGTTCCGGCCCGAGACCGCCGCTGATCACGGCACGTACTCCAAGCGGGCCATCGGGGACGACCTGGTCGAACTGATGCACATCCTCGGCTTTCCCGCCTTCGCGGTCGCCGGGCACGACCGTGGCGGCCGGATCGCCTACCGGATGGCGCTGGATCACCCGGACGTGATCTTCGCCGCTGGGGCATTCGACGTCGTGCCGACCGGCGAAGTCTGGTCCCGCGCCGATGCCCGGATGGCCCTGACGTACTGGCACTGGGCGTTTCTCGCGCAGCCGGCACCTCTCCCGGAGGATCTGATCAACGCGAACCCCTCCGCGTTCTTCGACCACCACGTCCGCACGCTCGGACTCGGGCGCACCGCACGCCGGTACCCCGAAGAGCTCATGGCGCAGTACCGTGCTCTCTTGGATGACCCGAGCGTCGTTCACGGCATCTGTGAGGACTACCGCGCCGGCGCGGGAATAGACCGGGAGCACGACGACCACGACAAAGCGGACGGCCGTCAGATCCGCTGCCCGCTGCTGGTGCTGTGGAGCGCGCCGGGTGCGCTGCCCAAGTTCTACGGGGATGTGCTGGACATCTGGCGCCCCTGGGCCAAGGATCTGCGCGGGCGCGGCCTGGACGCCGGACATTTCCTCGTCGAGGATCAGCCCGAGCAGGTCGCGCAGGAGCTTCTGCATCTGCTCTCCAGGCGGCGGGTGCCGTGA
- a CDS encoding DUF302 domain-containing protein — protein MDDRFVEHTCAGSVHDVLARLLVQLEERGIKVFAVIDHAAAAREAGLALPDEIVAIFGNPTLGTTFMQYDARAGIDLPLRILIWDDDGSTKAAYTSPSDIVERFALDPSHVPVDKLSGLLEDLAVSISR, from the coding sequence ATGGACGATCGATTCGTTGAGCACACCTGCGCCGGCTCGGTGCATGACGTTCTTGCGCGACTGCTGGTCCAGCTGGAGGAGCGCGGTATCAAGGTCTTCGCCGTGATCGATCACGCCGCCGCCGCGCGCGAGGCGGGGCTCGCGCTGCCCGATGAGATCGTGGCGATCTTCGGCAATCCGACGCTGGGGACGACGTTCATGCAGTACGACGCTCGGGCCGGAATCGACTTGCCGCTGCGCATCCTGATCTGGGATGACGACGGGAGCACGAAAGCGGCGTACACCTCACCGAGCGACATCGTCGAGCGATTCGCCCTCGATCCCTCGCACGTGCCGGTGGACAAGCTCTCCGGCCTCCTCGAGGACCTCGCCGTCTCCATCAGCCGCTGA
- a CDS encoding VOC family protein, with the protein MPITLENIGIAVRDLDATIAFFTDLGLSLIGQDTVSGDWADTAVGVDGNHARIAMLQTPDGHGRIELFEYIHPAAIDTEPTRPNEIGMHRVAFSVDDIDEALEIAARHGCRPLRGVATYQDVYKLTYVRGPSGIIVMFAEELNRT; encoded by the coding sequence ATGCCCATCACACTGGAGAACATCGGCATCGCGGTGCGCGACCTGGACGCGACGATCGCGTTCTTCACCGACCTCGGTCTCTCGCTCATCGGCCAGGACACGGTCAGCGGCGACTGGGCCGACACCGCCGTGGGCGTGGACGGCAACCACGCTCGGATCGCGATGCTTCAGACCCCGGACGGTCACGGCCGCATCGAGCTGTTCGAGTACATCCACCCGGCAGCCATCGACACGGAGCCCACCCGTCCGAACGAGATCGGTATGCACCGCGTGGCGTTCTCAGTCGATGACATCGACGAGGCCCTGGAGATCGCCGCCAGACACGGATGCCGCCCCCTGCGCGGTGTGGCCACCTACCAGGACGTGTACAAGCTGACCTACGTCCGGGGTCCGAGTGGCATCATCGTGATGTTCGCCGAGGAGCTGAACAGGACCTGA
- a CDS encoding DUF6412 domain-containing protein has product MADMIGSFLQVLLTSLGLLAAGSDPAAVTVAVAVISAAALILTVVLAITLPRSVSASLARPRRTADVSAPMSQSDPDAAGHPRSRAPGLAASAA; this is encoded by the coding sequence ATGGCGGACATGATCGGCTCATTCCTGCAGGTCCTGCTCACCTCGCTCGGTCTCCTCGCCGCCGGGTCCGACCCCGCCGCGGTGACGGTCGCCGTCGCGGTGATATCGGCTGCGGCCCTGATCCTCACCGTGGTGCTGGCCATCACGCTCCCGCGGTCCGTCTCGGCGTCACTGGCGCGTCCGCGCCGGACGGCCGACGTCTCCGCGCCGATGTCGCAGAGCGATCCGGATGCCGCCGGCCACCCCCGCTCTCGAGCTCCCGGTCTCGCGGCCTCGGCCGCCTAG
- a CDS encoding small multidrug efflux protein, translating into MNPIQDLIIRFQELVAQVPEFIQPFIVMLAGAVPFIEGELGATIGIAGGLNPILAAVAAAGGNFLSVLVVVLLTSRARTAVVNRTRVPVGVAAGAAGSSTSGGDEFAAPLAQADAKPQSKGRARFNRWLIRFGVPGASILGPLAIPTQITSAILVAGGTSRAWVLLWQAVAIVLWTTVSTVLVWAALTFLVGV; encoded by the coding sequence ATGAATCCGATCCAAGACCTCATCATCCGCTTCCAGGAACTGGTCGCTCAAGTGCCCGAGTTCATCCAGCCGTTCATCGTCATGCTGGCCGGCGCCGTCCCCTTCATCGAGGGGGAGCTGGGGGCGACCATCGGCATCGCCGGCGGTCTCAATCCCATCCTCGCGGCGGTCGCGGCCGCCGGCGGCAACTTCCTCAGCGTGCTTGTCGTCGTGCTCCTCACGTCGCGCGCCCGCACCGCCGTCGTGAACCGGACCCGAGTCCCGGTCGGGGTCGCCGCGGGGGCCGCGGGCTCCTCTACGAGCGGTGGGGACGAGTTCGCCGCCCCGCTTGCGCAGGCGGACGCCAAGCCGCAGTCCAAGGGTCGGGCGCGCTTCAACAGGTGGCTCATCCGCTTCGGCGTTCCCGGTGCCAGCATCCTGGGCCCGCTGGCGATCCCGACCCAGATCACCTCCGCGATCCTGGTCGCCGGCGGCACCTCCCGCGCCTGGGTCCTGCTCTGGCAGGCCGTTGCGATCGTCCTGTGGACGACGGTGAGCACCGTCTTGGTCTGGGCCGCGCTCACCTTCCTCGTCGGGGTGTGA
- a CDS encoding response regulator transcription factor has product MSIDIQDQPVRVSVGEDDFLFRQGVVRVLTDGGLSVVAEAGNAVEFLAQTLAHRPDVAVVDIRMPPRRDDDGLQAAIELRERVPTMGVVLLTQHCEPEFAIELIGDRPEGVGYLLKERVGDIHDFVEAVMRVARGGSALDPEVVVRMLRPRSIPEPLAPLTPRERAVLAAMAEGLSNQGIAQALLISNAAVEKHVTAVFRKLSIPSDGADHRRVRAVLRYLTAQRA; this is encoded by the coding sequence ATGAGCATCGACATCCAGGACCAGCCGGTGCGGGTGTCCGTCGGAGAGGACGATTTTCTCTTCCGGCAGGGTGTCGTCCGCGTCCTCACCGACGGTGGACTGAGCGTGGTTGCGGAGGCGGGCAACGCCGTGGAGTTCCTGGCCCAGACTCTCGCGCACAGACCCGACGTCGCGGTCGTTGACATCCGGATGCCGCCACGCCGAGATGACGACGGGCTGCAGGCGGCGATCGAACTGCGGGAACGGGTTCCGACCATGGGCGTGGTGCTCCTCACTCAGCACTGCGAGCCGGAGTTCGCGATCGAGCTGATCGGGGACCGGCCCGAGGGTGTCGGCTACCTGTTGAAAGAGCGGGTCGGTGACATCCACGACTTCGTCGAAGCGGTGATGCGGGTCGCCCGGGGCGGGAGCGCTCTGGATCCGGAGGTCGTCGTGCGCATGCTCCGGCCACGTTCCATTCCAGAACCGCTTGCCCCGCTCACGCCGCGAGAACGGGCCGTCCTCGCCGCCATGGCGGAGGGCCTGTCCAATCAAGGAATCGCACAGGCGCTGCTCATCAGCAACGCCGCAGTGGAGAAACACGTCACCGCGGTCTTCCGCAAGCTGTCCATCCCGTCCGACGGCGCCGACCACCGGCGCGTCCGCGCTGTGCTCCGATACCTGACCGCCCAACGAGCCTGA
- a CDS encoding cupin domain-containing protein: MTDSPSTPDVTAGQAADELRGRLKRTEIQHASSSIPGRDIVQVLTEIPVDVSSGWHHHPGEEVGYIVAGKVRMEREDAATQILSAGDGFLIPPGVPHNATDLGPDTGRMLSTYIVETGKPIATLEP; this comes from the coding sequence ATGACCGATTCACCATCCACTCCCGATGTCACCGCCGGGCAGGCAGCAGACGAGCTGCGCGGAAGGCTGAAGCGGACCGAGATCCAGCACGCCTCATCATCGATCCCCGGACGAGACATTGTTCAAGTGCTCACCGAGATCCCCGTTGACGTGTCCTCGGGATGGCACCACCATCCCGGCGAAGAGGTCGGCTACATCGTCGCCGGCAAGGTGCGCATGGAACGCGAAGACGCCGCCACCCAGATCCTGAGCGCCGGCGACGGCTTCCTCATCCCCCCAGGAGTCCCCCACAACGCGACTGACCTCGGCCCCGACACCGGGAGGATGCTGTCGACCTACATCGTGGAGACCGGCAAGCCCATCGCCACTCTGGAGCCGTGA
- a CDS encoding LuxR family transcriptional regulator, with the protein MIGRRAELEAIDRLLSRARAGQSGALVVHGDAGIGKTALLEHARRAADASGFRVETSVGVESETQFAFAGLHQLCAPLLDRASALPDPQQTALSVAFGQEGGETPDRFLVGLATLNLLAEVAEEGPLLCLIDDAQWLDEASAQVLAFVARRLAAERIALVFAVRDRARDQPGPELTALAGLPVLRLHGLEEADARALLASALPMPLDDRVFERVVAESFGNPMALLELPLSASPAQLTGGFELPGVLDVPRRVEESFRRRSGSLPADTRLLLVVAAAEPTGDVALLWRAAAQLGIDDGAAAAAEDAGLLEIADKVRFRHPLARSAVYRDATPPEQRRAHGALAAATDPATDPDRRAWHRAQAVQGTDEDAAAELERSAGRARARGGLGASAAFMAYAARLSPEPAARAGRALEAAFATHEAGATEAAGELLTRAAAGPLDALQQARLELLHARIGFHRARGGEGLRMLLGAAGSLAPLDPALSRETYLDALDAAIVTGGVGSGPSVRDVAEAARAAPAPPGPPRPADLLLDGLVTTFTEGYTAGAPRLRQALAAFCQDESDRDAVGDADLRRWGWLASRTAMAVFDDELVLALTARHVRLAREAGALATLPAALLVQSVMLVLSGEFAQAAEQTEIGSATTAVPLLHAQLILAAWRGDPVETDQVHAIIEQEAAARGPGTEVFLAEYAMAVQHNGLGDYPAAQAAAARAFESDELRHSNLAHSELIEAACRAGRPESAAQALEELTSRAVACATPWALGLAARSRALTSTAPEAEEHFREAIEQLARSKMATQLARTHLVYGEWLRREGRRHDAREQLRTAHDLLSDMGAEAFAARAARELQATGGHPRTRAAQPTDALTAHELHIARLVANGATSREVGTQLFLSPRTIEAHLRNIFRKLGISSRRQLRDLPLPGLVNR; encoded by the coding sequence TTGATTGGCCGGCGCGCCGAGCTCGAAGCGATCGACCGACTCCTCTCCCGGGCACGCGCCGGGCAGAGCGGAGCGCTGGTCGTGCACGGGGATGCCGGAATCGGCAAGACCGCGCTGCTCGAGCACGCCCGCCGCGCAGCGGACGCATCCGGGTTCCGAGTGGAGACCTCGGTCGGGGTGGAGTCCGAGACGCAGTTCGCGTTCGCAGGTCTGCACCAGTTGTGCGCGCCGCTGCTGGACCGCGCGAGCGCCCTGCCAGATCCGCAGCAGACCGCGCTGAGTGTGGCGTTCGGGCAGGAGGGCGGTGAGACCCCGGACCGCTTCCTGGTCGGTCTGGCGACTCTCAATCTGCTGGCCGAGGTCGCGGAGGAGGGGCCGCTCCTGTGCCTCATCGACGATGCGCAGTGGCTGGATGAAGCATCGGCACAGGTTCTCGCATTCGTGGCGCGACGTCTCGCTGCCGAGCGGATCGCGCTGGTCTTCGCGGTGCGCGATCGGGCACGCGATCAACCCGGGCCGGAGCTGACAGCACTGGCCGGGTTGCCCGTCCTGCGACTGCACGGACTGGAGGAGGCCGATGCGCGTGCGCTGCTGGCATCCGCGCTGCCGATGCCGCTCGATGACCGGGTGTTCGAGCGTGTCGTCGCCGAATCGTTCGGCAATCCGATGGCGCTGCTGGAGCTTCCGTTGAGCGCCTCGCCGGCGCAGCTGACGGGCGGGTTCGAACTGCCCGGCGTCCTGGATGTCCCACGCCGCGTCGAGGAGAGCTTCCGACGTCGATCGGGCAGCCTGCCTGCGGACACGAGGCTGCTGCTCGTGGTCGCGGCCGCCGAGCCCACCGGGGATGTCGCCCTCCTCTGGCGCGCCGCCGCTCAGCTGGGCATCGACGACGGCGCGGCCGCGGCCGCCGAAGACGCCGGGTTGCTCGAGATCGCCGACAAGGTTCGGTTCCGGCATCCGCTCGCCCGCTCGGCGGTCTACCGGGACGCGACACCGCCCGAGCAGCGCCGGGCGCACGGCGCGCTGGCTGCCGCGACCGATCCGGCCACCGACCCCGACCGTCGCGCGTGGCACCGCGCGCAGGCGGTGCAGGGCACCGACGAGGATGCCGCCGCAGAGCTGGAGCGCTCAGCCGGCCGCGCCCGCGCGCGTGGCGGGCTGGGCGCCTCGGCGGCCTTCATGGCGTACGCCGCCCGACTCAGCCCAGAACCGGCCGCGCGTGCGGGTCGGGCCCTGGAAGCCGCATTCGCCACCCATGAGGCCGGCGCGACCGAGGCCGCGGGTGAGCTGCTCACGCGCGCCGCCGCCGGCCCACTCGATGCGCTCCAGCAGGCTCGGCTGGAACTGCTGCACGCTCGGATCGGGTTCCACCGCGCGCGCGGCGGCGAGGGGCTGCGGATGCTGCTGGGTGCCGCCGGCAGCCTTGCCCCGCTCGATCCGGCGCTGTCCCGGGAGACCTACCTGGATGCGCTGGATGCGGCCATCGTCACCGGCGGTGTCGGCTCCGGCCCGAGCGTGCGGGATGTCGCCGAAGCCGCGCGCGCCGCGCCCGCGCCGCCCGGGCCGCCGCGGCCGGCGGATCTGCTGCTGGATGGACTGGTGACGACGTTCACGGAGGGGTACACCGCGGGCGCGCCCCGCCTGCGGCAGGCGTTGGCGGCGTTCTGCCAGGACGAATCGGATCGGGACGCCGTCGGCGATGCCGACCTGCGCCGGTGGGGATGGCTGGCCAGCCGAACGGCGATGGCCGTCTTCGACGACGAACTCGTTCTCGCGCTGACCGCCCGCCACGTTCGGCTGGCGCGCGAGGCCGGCGCGCTGGCCACGCTCCCCGCCGCACTTCTGGTCCAGTCGGTGATGCTGGTGCTCTCCGGTGAGTTCGCGCAAGCCGCCGAGCAGACAGAGATCGGGTCCGCCACCACGGCGGTGCCCCTGCTGCACGCCCAGCTGATCCTGGCGGCCTGGCGAGGCGATCCCGTCGAGACGGACCAGGTCCACGCGATCATTGAGCAGGAAGCGGCCGCGCGCGGGCCGGGCACCGAGGTCTTTCTGGCCGAGTACGCCATGGCGGTGCAGCACAACGGCCTCGGCGACTACCCGGCGGCTCAGGCCGCCGCGGCGCGCGCATTCGAATCCGACGAGCTCAGGCACAGCAATCTCGCCCACTCCGAACTCATCGAAGCGGCCTGCCGGGCCGGTCGGCCGGAGAGTGCGGCCCAGGCGCTGGAGGAACTCACCTCACGAGCCGTCGCCTGCGCCACCCCGTGGGCGCTCGGGCTCGCGGCGCGCTCCCGAGCGCTCACCAGCACCGCGCCGGAGGCCGAGGAGCATTTTCGCGAGGCTATCGAGCAGCTTGCACGCTCCAAGATGGCCACCCAGCTCGCCCGCACGCACCTCGTCTACGGAGAGTGGCTGCGTCGCGAGGGCCGGCGTCACGACGCACGCGAGCAGCTGCGCACCGCACACGATCTGCTGTCGGACATGGGGGCCGAAGCGTTCGCCGCGCGCGCCGCCCGCGAACTGCAGGCCACCGGCGGGCACCCGCGCACACGAGCCGCTCAGCCGACCGACGCGCTCACGGCCCACGAACTGCACATCGCGCGGTTGGTCGCCAACGGCGCGACGTCCCGCGAGGTCGGCACGCAACTGTTCCTGAGCCCACGCACGATCGAAGCCCACCTGCGCAACATCTTCCGCAAGCTCGGCATCAGCTCCCGTCGGCAGCTCAGGGACCTGCCGCTTCCCGGACTCGTGAACCGCTGA
- a CDS encoding response regulator: MAVTVLIVDDDERFRDLARRMLTDWGYRPESEAGSVTEALRHVAERRPDVALVDIGLPDGTGLELSSILAEAPWQIRVILTSSDSDATTAAEATAAGAAAFIPKTELSRALLRSFLEDE; the protein is encoded by the coding sequence ATGGCCGTGACAGTCCTGATCGTCGATGATGACGAGCGCTTTCGCGACTTGGCGAGGAGAATGCTCACTGACTGGGGTTACCGACCCGAAAGTGAGGCGGGCAGCGTGACCGAAGCGTTGCGACATGTAGCAGAGCGCCGACCCGACGTCGCGCTCGTGGATATCGGTCTGCCCGACGGCACCGGCCTGGAACTGAGCAGCATCCTGGCAGAGGCGCCGTGGCAAATCCGTGTGATCCTCACCTCGTCCGACAGCGACGCGACGACAGCGGCAGAGGCGACCGCTGCCGGCGCCGCGGCGTTCATCCCCAAGACCGAGCTGTCCCGCGCGCTGCTTCGCTCCTTCCTCGAGGACGAATAG
- the yidC gene encoding membrane protein insertase YidC produces MDLFALPPIAATLDAAYALLMGLAAFLHPITGAASAAVAVILLTLVVRAILIPTGVAQAKAEQTRARLAPKLIALQRKHKNDRERLQRETMRLYADEKASPFAGCLPVLIQAPVVGVIYALFLHTSIAGHPNGLLTEPLLGVPLGTSLIAELGTGAVTFGTGAVFVVLIAAIAAVAEITRRILRPQPAVESTAPGSVGALRLVGLLQFASAVAAIFVPLAAGLYLLVTVTWTLVQRVILRRIYPVRPAGPTAG; encoded by the coding sequence GTGGACCTTTTCGCACTGCCACCCATCGCCGCCACCCTGGATGCCGCGTATGCGCTGCTGATGGGGCTCGCTGCCTTCCTGCACCCGATCACCGGCGCCGCGTCCGCAGCGGTCGCCGTCATCCTGCTCACCCTCGTCGTGCGCGCCATCCTCATCCCCACCGGGGTCGCCCAGGCCAAAGCCGAGCAGACCCGCGCGCGTCTGGCCCCGAAGCTGATCGCGCTTCAGCGGAAACACAAGAACGACCGCGAGCGCCTGCAGCGCGAGACGATGCGCCTCTACGCCGACGAGAAGGCATCCCCCTTCGCCGGCTGCCTGCCCGTGCTGATCCAGGCTCCGGTCGTCGGCGTGATCTACGCGCTCTTCCTGCACACCTCCATCGCCGGTCATCCGAACGGTCTGTTGACCGAGCCGCTCCTGGGTGTACCGCTGGGAACCAGCCTCATCGCGGAGCTGGGCACGGGCGCGGTGACGTTCGGCACCGGCGCCGTGTTCGTCGTTCTGATCGCCGCCATCGCCGCCGTCGCCGAGATCACGCGGCGCATCCTGCGACCGCAGCCGGCGGTCGAATCCACCGCACCGGGCTCCGTCGGGGCGCTTCGCCTCGTCGGCCTCCTTCAGTTCGCGAGCGCGGTGGCTGCGATCTTCGTCCCGCTCGCCGCCGGGCTGTACCTCCTGGTGACGGTCACGTGGACGCTGGTCCAGCGGGTGATCCTGCGCCGGATCTACCCCGTGCGGCCGGCCGGTCCGACGGCGGGCTGA